The segment CCTTCGACATAGGAGATTTCCACGTTTTCCCCCTGGAGCTTCTCCTCGCTGGTCTTCTTGAGCGCGTTGAGCGCGAGCCCTATCGCATCGTCCAGGCCCATGCCATCCTTGTACCCCTTTTCCAGAATCTCGTCCACTTCCTTTTTCCCGCTCCCTATGGAATCGGCCTTGAACCCGGTCATCGCCCCTGAAGGCTCGGCCTCGTACAGCCTCGGCCTGTCGTCATAACCAGCTATGAGCAGGGAAACACCGAACGGCCTTATCCCGCCGTACTGCGTGTAAACCTGCATGAGGTCGCAGATGTCCCTCGCAATGGTCTCCACGGGTGCCGGCTCGCTGTAGCTCAGCCTGTGCTTCTGCGCCTCCAGGCGCCCTGTATCCACCAGCTTCCTCGCGTCCGCGATGAGCCCGGAAGCCGTGAAGGCGATGTGCGAATCTATGTCGAACACCTTCTTGAGCGAGTCCGGCACTATGAGCTTGCTGTAAGTGCTTTTGTGCGCTATGAGCGCGACGCTGTCCTTCGCGACTATTCCTATCGCGGTTGCGCCTCTTTTCACTGCCTCCTTTGCGTATTCAACCTGGAACAGCCTGCCGTCCGGGCTGAACACAGTGATGGCCCGGTCGTATGCCTGCGGAGAAACCCCGTACATAAATTCACCTCGTTAATCTCACTCCTAAATTAGTTTCACCGGTATTGTGAACCTATTTCATATATAAATCTATTCATTCTTATTGCTGAACGGGAGGTAATAATGCGGCTTGTTCATCTGCTTTACGCATCACTTTTCGTTCCGCTGGCTTTCGCCTACACACTGGAGCAGCTCGCGCTTCCGGCATTGTGCATTTCCGCATTCGCGATACTTCTGGCAATCGCGGCTGCCGCCTTCATATACTATAATGCAGAAAATAAAGAAGAGAGCCAGGAAGAAGAGCGTTCTGATTCAATCCAGCCGGAAAAACCCGCACACAGCCCGGCCTCCGGCGCCCATCCAGCCCATGCGGCTTCTTTGGCCCGCCAGGCACAGTCCGAGCCAATCCCGGCCCATAACTCCGGGCGCAAAATGCTCATGGCGCTTTTCGTGCCTGCGCAGAAATCCAACGGCTGGAAATCAGAAACAAGGGCCCGGATGTTCAGCATCTCAGAGAACTAGCAATCATTTCCTCTTCCTGGATTTCGCAGGGCTTTTTTTCACGTTTCCCCTTGGTCCACGCTTCTCCTTCCTCCCTGGCCCGCGCTTCGCTTTTCGGAGCTTGCGCGAAGTTTTCACCGAACCTCCACGCATGCGCGGAAGCGCATTCCTGATTGCGGAAGATATCCCCTCGTACACGTTCTCGTCCACCACCCCCAAGTAAATCCCCTTGCCGAAAGG is part of the Candidatus Micrarchaeia archaeon genome and harbors:
- the psmA gene encoding archaeal proteasome endopeptidase complex subunit alpha, with product MYGVSPQAYDRAITVFSPDGRLFQVEYAKEAVKRGATAIGIVAKDSVALIAHKSTYSKLIVPDSLKKVFDIDSHIAFTASGLIADARKLVDTGRLEAQKHRLSYSEPAPVETIARDICDLMQVYTQYGGIRPFGVSLLIAGYDDRPRLYEAEPSGAMTGFKADSIGSGKKEVDEILEKGYKDGMGLDDAIGLALNALKKTSEEKLQGENVEISYVEGSRKKFVTMSEKEIAKFLK